The Rhodobacter sp. genome segment AACCTTTGACGTGACCGTGCCTTTCAACGCCAACGAACCCGAGGGCGAACTGCTGGACCTGCGCACGGTCGGGTCGGTCTGCGCCGCGGTCACGGCCCTGGTTCGCGATCAGAAGGATTGAGATGACGCGGCGCGTGGCGATCACCGGGGCGGGGACAGTCAACGCGCTATCGGCCGACGTGCCGGGCACTTTCGCGGCGCTGGCCGACGGACGGGTGGCGATCGGCCCCCTGGATTTCCCCGATGTCGAGCGGCTGAGCATCCGCATCGGCGCGCCGGTGCGGGACTGGCAGCCCGAAACCCTGTTCACCCGCCAGGAGCTGGCGCTCTATGACCGGGCGGTGCAATTCGCGGTCGAGGCGGGGGGCCAGGCCGTGGCGCAAGCCGGTCTCGTGCTGACCGAGGGCGAGGCGTTGCGCGCCGGCGTGGTCATGGGCACCGGCGGCGGCGGCTACACGACCATCGACGACGCCTATCGCGCGGTGCATGTCGAGGGCAAGAACCGCGTCCACCCCTTTACCGTGCCGCGCCTGATGCATCCGGCGGCGGCGGCGCATCTGGCGATGCGGCACGGGCTCAAGGGTCCGGCGTTCACCGTATCGACTGCCTGCGCCTCGTCCAACCACGCGATGGGGCTGGCGTTCCAGATGGTGCGTTCGGGCGCGGCGCCGGTGATGCTGACCGGCGGCGCCGAGGCGACCTTGTGCTTTGGCGGGCTCAAGGCCTGGGAAGGGTTGCGCGTCATGTCGCCCGACGGCTGCCGTCCCTTTTGCGCCAGCCGCAACGGCATGGTGCAGGGCGAGGGGGCCGCGGTCTTCGTGTTCGAGGACTGGGACCGCGCGACCCGGCGCGGCGCGGCGATTCTGGCCGAGGTGACGGGCTTTGCCATGACCTCGGACGCCTCGGACATCGTGCTGCCCGATCCCGATGGCGCGGTGCGGGCGATGCGCGGCGCCCTGGCCGATGCCGGGCAGGGCGCCGAGGGCGTCGGCTACATCAACGCCCATGGCACCGGCACCGCGGTCAACGACCGGGGCGAGGTCCAGGCGATCCGCACGGTGTTCGGCGATGCGCCGCCGCCGGTGTCCTCGACCAAGTCGATGCACGGGCATCTGCTGGGCGGGGCGGGGGCGGTCGAATTGCTGGCGGTGTTGATGGCGCTGGGCGATGGGGTCATCGCGCCGACCGCCGGCTGGCGCCAGGCCGATCCCGATTGCGCCATCGACATGGTCCCCAATGACGCGCGCCGCGCCCGGGTGGACGCGGCGCTGTCGAACGCCTTTGCGTTCGGCGGCCTGAATGCCTGCCTGGCGGTGCGGCGGGCCTAGTTGTTCTGCGACCGCTGCGCGGCGGCAGCGTTCGACAGGCGCGTCTGAAGATCCTCGTAGGCGGCGGTGAAGCCCGACAGCGAGACGGTCAGCGACACCTCCTGATCCACCGCGACGAAGGGGCGCATCAGCAAGGTCGCGTTCGATCCCGCCTTCATCGCGTCCACTTCGTCGGCCGACAGGCCCATACGGACCAGGCAGCCCACGACGGAACACACGCGGAAGGGTTCGACGCGGATCTGTTCGTCGGCGGGACGGTCGCCGATATACCAGGCCAGCCCCGCCGGCAGGAAGGTTTCGAGCGGCGTGGTCACCGACGCCCCGGCCGAGAACTCGGCCCCGAGGGGCAGTGCAGCGATGCTGATCTCGGCCGTGGGCGAGCCCTGGGCGTCGTTCAGAAGCTGATACATCTCGCAGGCGCCGGTGGGGCCGTTGGCCTCTTCCGGGGGGCAGA includes the following:
- a CDS encoding beta-ketoacyl-[acyl-carrier-protein] synthase family protein, whose amino-acid sequence is MTRRVAITGAGTVNALSADVPGTFAALADGRVAIGPLDFPDVERLSIRIGAPVRDWQPETLFTRQELALYDRAVQFAVEAGGQAVAQAGLVLTEGEALRAGVVMGTGGGGYTTIDDAYRAVHVEGKNRVHPFTVPRLMHPAAAAHLAMRHGLKGPAFTVSTACASSNHAMGLAFQMVRSGAAPVMLTGGAEATLCFGGLKAWEGLRVMSPDGCRPFCASRNGMVQGEGAAVFVFEDWDRATRRGAAILAEVTGFAMTSDASDIVLPDPDGAVRAMRGALADAGQGAEGVGYINAHGTGTAVNDRGEVQAIRTVFGDAPPPVSSTKSMHGHLLGGAGAVELLAVLMALGDGVIAPTAGWRQADPDCAIDMVPNDARRARVDAALSNAFAFGGLNACLAVRRA
- a CDS encoding invasion associated locus B family protein; translated protein: MTLRFALLPGLATAALLAASSAMAQDSGSAAPAQTPAPAQSQPAAPQPFVAATHGSWQIICPPEEANGPTGACEMYQLLNDAQGSPTAEISIAALPLGAEFSAGASVTTPLETFLPAGLAWYIGDRPADEQIRVEPFRVCSVVGCLVRMGLSADEVDAMKAGSNATLLMRPFVAVDQEVSLTVSLSGFTAAYEDLQTRLSNAAAAQRSQNN